The following are from one region of the Methylophilus sp. DW102 genome:
- the pbpC gene encoding penicillin-binding protein 1C, which yields MRRFLLPLWFSLRSRPWLCAVLVLLAGICLLILWVATVKVPDFGQFKQHSQSSEAWLLDRHGAPLQRLRLNHDYRRLDWVPLAQISPRLQQAMLVAEDKRFYQHAGVDPWALLSAIWDNLHRPHRRGGSTLTMQLAKLWLQDTQPGFSHTSPWRFKLAQIRLALAIDHDWQKNQILEAYLNRVTFRGELVGIDAAARGLLAKGPAALDRLDAALLAALVRAPAAGASRLARRACDVLTHTHTQDARQDCERLWIRAALLPKRPFSMAGQDDAPHVARRLLTQAGQRDRSSLDASVQRFARQTLQTHLAQLASQHVTDGAVLVLDNTSGEVLAYVGSSGDLSGAAAVDGVAALRQPGSTLKPFLYALAIDQGWLQAASVLDDSPLALTTPSGLYIPQDYDRHFHGAVSVRTALASSLNVPAVRALTLVGVDRFLHTLQQLGLQGLKQDADFYGFGLALGGAETSLLQLTNAYRALANGGQWQPVSFHTGTKPLSPSRQVLTPQTSFIIGDILSDPVARSMTFGLSSPLSTRGWAAVKTGTSKGMRDNWAIGYSQRYTVGVWVGNFSGEPMWDVSGVTGAAPVWRDIMEYLHRDSASTPPVPPAGVAAQTVHYVPAIEAPRQEWVLGNAPLPATTTLRLAPLQAQLIAPPAGAVIAPDPDIPDRKQALLVQAAWSGQGCLYLDQHLINQCRLPQLTIPLPPPGKHVLSLRDKHGQLLDQHPFEVRAIALKAPA from the coding sequence ATGCGACGTTTCCTCCTGCCATTGTGGTTCAGCCTGCGCAGTCGTCCGTGGCTTTGCGCAGTGCTGGTCCTGCTGGCCGGAATCTGCTTGCTGATCCTGTGGGTGGCGACAGTGAAGGTGCCAGACTTCGGCCAGTTTAAGCAACACAGCCAGAGTTCAGAGGCCTGGCTGCTGGATCGACATGGCGCACCGCTGCAACGCTTGCGCCTGAATCATGATTACCGCAGGCTGGACTGGGTGCCGCTGGCACAGATTTCCCCACGCTTGCAGCAGGCCATGCTGGTGGCCGAGGACAAGCGCTTTTATCAGCATGCGGGGGTGGATCCGTGGGCTCTGTTGTCTGCCATCTGGGATAACCTGCATCGCCCGCATCGACGCGGCGGCAGTACATTGACCATGCAGTTAGCCAAGTTATGGCTGCAAGACACCCAGCCTGGCTTTTCACACACCTCGCCATGGCGCTTCAAGCTGGCACAAATTCGTCTGGCACTGGCCATTGATCATGATTGGCAGAAAAACCAGATTCTGGAGGCGTATTTAAATCGGGTGACGTTTCGTGGCGAACTGGTGGGCATCGATGCGGCCGCGCGTGGCTTGCTGGCCAAAGGCCCGGCGGCACTGGATCGTCTGGATGCGGCCTTGCTGGCAGCGCTGGTGCGGGCGCCAGCCGCCGGTGCTTCGCGTCTGGCCAGGCGCGCTTGCGATGTGCTGACGCATACGCACACGCAGGATGCACGCCAAGACTGCGAGCGCTTGTGGATACGCGCCGCCTTGTTACCGAAACGGCCTTTCTCGATGGCCGGGCAGGATGATGCGCCCCATGTGGCCAGGCGGTTACTCACACAGGCCGGACAGCGTGACCGCAGCAGCTTGGATGCCAGTGTGCAACGTTTTGCCCGGCAAACATTACAAACCCATCTGGCTCAACTGGCCAGCCAGCATGTGACCGACGGCGCGGTGCTGGTGCTTGACAATACCAGTGGCGAGGTACTGGCCTATGTTGGCTCCAGCGGCGATTTATCCGGGGCTGCAGCGGTGGATGGCGTGGCCGCGTTGCGGCAGCCAGGGTCTACGCTCAAGCCTTTTTTGTATGCACTGGCGATAGATCAGGGGTGGCTGCAAGCCGCCTCGGTGCTGGATGACTCACCGCTGGCACTGACCACGCCCAGCGGCTTGTATATTCCACAAGACTATGACCGCCATTTTCATGGCGCGGTCAGTGTGCGCACGGCGCTCGCCTCATCGTTAAATGTACCTGCCGTGCGTGCCTTAACGCTGGTGGGTGTGGACCGTTTTTTACACACCCTGCAACAGCTGGGCTTGCAGGGTTTGAAACAGGATGCCGATTTTTATGGTTTTGGCCTCGCCCTGGGCGGTGCCGAAACCAGCTTGCTCCAGCTCACCAATGCTTACCGGGCACTGGCCAATGGTGGTCAGTGGCAGCCAGTCAGCTTTCACACAGGCACCAAGCCTTTGTCCCCATCACGCCAGGTGTTGACTCCGCAAACCAGCTTTATCATCGGTGATATTTTGTCTGACCCGGTGGCGCGCAGTATGACTTTTGGCTTGTCCAGCCCATTATCGACGCGGGGATGGGCGGCGGTGAAAACCGGCACCAGCAAAGGCATGCGTGACAACTGGGCGATAGGCTACAGCCAGCGCTATACGGTAGGGGTTTGGGTCGGTAACTTTTCCGGCGAGCCAATGTGGGATGTGTCAGGCGTGACAGGCGCAGCGCCGGTGTGGCGTGACATCATGGAATATCTGCACCGGGACAGCGCGTCTACGCCGCCTGTGCCGCCAGCCGGTGTCGCGGCGCAAACCGTGCATTATGTGCCAGCCATCGAGGCCCCCCGGCAAGAGTGGGTGCTAGGCAATGCGCCACTGCCAGCTACAACCACCCTTCGTCTGGCACCGCTACAAGCACAGCTGATTGCGCCACCGGCGGGGGCGGTGATTGCGCCAGATCCGGATATTCCCGACCGCAAACAAGCCTTGCTGGTGCAAGCCGCCTGGAGCGGGCAGGGCTGTCTGTATCTGGATCAGCACTTGATCAACCAATGCCGTTTGCCACAACTGACGATTCCTTTGCCGCCCCCAGGCAAACATGTCTTAAGCCTGCGGGACAAGCACGGCCAGCTGTTGGATCAGCACCCGTTTGAAGTGCGGGCAATAGCCCTTAAAGCCCCGGCTTAA
- a CDS encoding MG2 domain-containing protein, producing MLARFLTHAVRAQPARFSERLATGWMTASWLAACCVLWLGLLGGHVWAAEADTEARVTFAPQGEVKAVRQVSARFSLPMVAFGDPRLPAPFDIQCDAKGQGHWLDDRQWVYDFETDLPAGLQCRFSVKKGLQSVAGTPVSSQSFSFSTGGPAIVTSLPEEGIEYIDESQVFLLGLDAPVNEGSVKQHAACSIQGIGELFPLKLITGQAREQILREQKDRASQLFLVLFKNAQQGLLSVKDRRMQQANIVVAQCSRPLPAGSEVSLHWDAGITSVSGVVANKPQVLRFKVRDAFKVNASCTRTNAKAGCIPVLPIQVQFNAPVSRRQAEAIRLKLPDGSTQKPVIADYAQRETLEAVQFKGPFTANSRVVLQLPGDFKDDAGRVPVNARAFPLAMTMDVDPPLIKFPAKFGILERYAQPALPVTVRNVEVTLQGARITPGANAEQSGRVGRLQPENDAELAAWYFKVTQHPYGSGESDAFLKTHDRYPREGEIPLLIGNQDVASSEIRLPRRQGQKTFEVLGIPLQKPGFYVVEFASDRLGAALHGEQKPYYVSSSALVTNLAVHYKKGHESSLVWVTRLDNAKPVSGAEVRVSTCDGVLLWQGKTDRLGRANIAQALEDSYRKSCYGHLVTARKDDDLSFMFSQWDDGLSPWQFNLGGGETAGPVLAHTVFDRPLFRAGETVSMKHFVRLHTGKGLRLPERLPDEITLTHQGSGESETRAVRWANAAGTSSWAIPKEAKLGNYVVTMTVEGMEVTMGHFRVEQYRVPLMHASLKPPAAPVVNQRQLQVDVQLNYLAGGPAAGLPVKFRSRLEPYTMQFAQDEAFRFGGERPQEGLHAIQPFSYDPEEGWSDGQSSDPASADSDKRYPPRTQAVTLDGSGGARVTFDRLPSVRTAHALQVEMEYADPNGQILTAATQALLLPSAVNLGIKMDSYFATQESLAFKVLALDSTGKPLVRQTVAVEAYQRHTYAYRKRLLGGFYAYEQTAEVKHVGAVCDGQTDGQGLLSCKGAAPASGELILVATTKDSKKQPAIASQEVYVADEDGWYSAGASDRIDILADKREYAPGETAQFEVRMPFREATALVTVEREGVLASFVSKISMKSPIVKVPIAAEYGPNAYVSVMVVRGRVDPQAPGRFAWLKRMVYQVGQFFGLVDHLPVEVDTRPTALVDLSKPAFKLGMTQIKVGWQGYALKVKVEPEHPVYRVREQAKVKLTVTDTAGKPLSNAEVALAAVDEGLLQLAKPDSWQLLEAMMQRRPIEVYTSTAQSQVIGKRHFGKKAVAPGGGGGQGANARELFDTLLLWKPVIKLDKHGQASVSIPLNDALTSFRIAAIAHAGASRFGSGSALIRTTQDLMLFSGLPPFVREGDQLQAMVTVRNASQQPLTIQVTATPLGVEGAPKPQRVKLAAGQAATLAFAVRVPYNVTGLDWQIDAAVVGESTAPSPNRLQIKDRLNIHQQVGAAYPVRVYQQTIQQLQTGQPWRMTVQAPAQAVPGRGGIDVRLNRSLVGSLSGVREWMQRYPYICLEQRASVAVTLEDQARWNSVMLSLGQHLDGDGLARYFPMDWLQGDDSLTSYLLQIADAAGYDIPENARERMLKGLEDFVAGRIHRYGSIQTADVVLRKLAAIDALARYDHARPEMLEALEIRPELWPTSGVIDWLSILKRMPTLPEAEQKRAQAMQVLQSRWMVSDTQFTFSTEKQDDLWWLMVSPDVNAARTLDLLAADPQLPAEDAGRLARGLLSRQQAGHWRTTLANAWGVLALRHFQKAHEQAAVTGQVELSLAGQSQHLPWSRAASAKPAKGIIAANQLAPWAEAGGLLTQYAWPQAAAPLQIQQQGEGKPWAFVTSKAALPVQAPLFAGYRLQREVTPVSQKTAGRWQRGDVYRVRLTVEAQADMTWVVINDPVPSGATILGSGLGGDSQQLTQNEQRLGWQRPAYEERALDGFRAYYAYVPKGKFTVEYTVRLNQPGQFSLPGSRVEAMYAPEVFAELPVPAMQVQ from the coding sequence ATGCTGGCCCGTTTTTTGACACACGCTGTGCGCGCACAACCGGCGCGGTTTTCTGAGCGCCTTGCCACCGGCTGGATGACTGCAAGTTGGCTGGCTGCCTGTTGTGTGCTGTGGCTAGGGTTGCTGGGCGGACATGTATGGGCGGCCGAGGCTGACACCGAAGCGCGCGTGACCTTTGCACCGCAAGGCGAGGTGAAGGCGGTTAGACAAGTCAGCGCCCGGTTTTCGCTGCCCATGGTGGCTTTTGGTGATCCGCGTCTGCCTGCACCGTTTGACATTCAATGCGATGCCAAAGGCCAGGGGCATTGGCTGGATGACAGGCAGTGGGTGTATGACTTTGAGACCGATTTACCGGCCGGTTTGCAATGCCGCTTCTCTGTTAAAAAAGGTTTGCAAAGCGTCGCGGGCACACCGGTTTCGTCGCAATCCTTCAGTTTTTCAACCGGGGGGCCGGCCATCGTCACCTCGCTGCCAGAAGAGGGCATTGAATATATCGATGAGTCACAGGTGTTTTTGCTGGGGCTTGATGCGCCTGTCAATGAAGGCAGCGTCAAGCAGCATGCGGCTTGCAGCATACAAGGTATAGGTGAGCTGTTTCCGCTCAAGTTGATCACGGGCCAGGCACGCGAGCAGATCCTGCGCGAGCAAAAAGACCGCGCCAGCCAGTTGTTTTTGGTGTTGTTTAAAAATGCGCAGCAGGGTCTGCTCTCAGTCAAAGACCGCCGTATGCAGCAGGCGAATATTGTGGTGGCACAGTGCAGCCGCCCGTTGCCAGCGGGCAGTGAGGTGAGTTTGCATTGGGACGCAGGCATCACCTCCGTCAGTGGTGTGGTTGCCAACAAGCCGCAAGTGCTGCGGTTTAAAGTGCGCGATGCGTTTAAGGTGAATGCAAGCTGTACACGCACCAATGCCAAGGCTGGCTGTATTCCGGTGTTGCCGATCCAGGTGCAATTTAATGCGCCCGTCAGTCGTCGCCAGGCTGAAGCGATTCGCCTCAAGCTGCCGGATGGCAGCACGCAAAAGCCGGTGATTGCAGACTATGCACAACGCGAGACCTTGGAGGCCGTGCAGTTCAAAGGACCGTTTACCGCCAATAGCCGGGTGGTGTTGCAATTGCCTGGTGATTTTAAAGATGATGCCGGGCGCGTGCCGGTCAATGCGCGCGCTTTCCCGTTGGCGATGACAATGGATGTTGATCCGCCCCTGATCAAGTTCCCCGCAAAATTTGGCATTTTGGAGCGGTATGCGCAACCTGCCTTGCCGGTGACGGTGCGTAATGTCGAGGTCACCTTGCAAGGCGCGCGCATCACCCCCGGCGCCAATGCCGAGCAATCTGGCCGTGTGGGCCGCTTGCAACCCGAGAATGATGCCGAACTGGCGGCCTGGTATTTTAAAGTCACCCAGCATCCTTATGGCAGTGGGGAGTCTGACGCCTTTTTGAAAACGCATGACCGTTACCCGCGCGAGGGTGAAATCCCCCTGCTAATAGGCAACCAGGACGTAGCTTCCAGTGAGATCCGCCTGCCGCGCAGGCAAGGGCAAAAAACGTTTGAGGTGCTAGGTATTCCGCTGCAAAAGCCTGGATTCTATGTGGTCGAGTTTGCCAGTGACCGCCTGGGGGCGGCGTTGCATGGCGAGCAAAAACCTTATTATGTTTCCTCCAGCGCGCTGGTCACCAACCTGGCCGTGCATTACAAAAAAGGCCATGAGTCATCGCTGGTGTGGGTGACGCGGCTGGATAATGCCAAACCGGTCTCTGGCGCCGAAGTCAGGGTATCCACCTGCGATGGTGTCTTGCTCTGGCAAGGCAAAACCGACCGCCTGGGCCGCGCGAACATTGCACAGGCCCTTGAAGACAGCTACCGCAAAAGTTGTTATGGTCATCTGGTCACGGCACGCAAAGACGATGATTTGTCGTTTATGTTTTCACAGTGGGACGATGGCCTCAGCCCCTGGCAATTTAACCTGGGCGGCGGCGAGACAGCGGGCCCGGTACTGGCGCATACGGTATTTGACCGCCCCTTGTTCCGCGCCGGTGAAACCGTCTCCATGAAGCACTTTGTGCGCTTGCATACCGGTAAAGGTCTGCGGCTGCCCGAGCGGTTGCCGGATGAGATCACCTTGACGCATCAGGGCAGCGGCGAAAGCGAGACGCGCGCGGTGCGCTGGGCCAATGCGGCCGGTACGTCTAGCTGGGCGATTCCCAAAGAAGCCAAGCTGGGCAACTATGTGGTGACCATGACCGTGGAGGGCATGGAGGTAACGATGGGGCATTTCCGGGTTGAGCAATACCGCGTGCCCTTGATGCATGCCAGCCTCAAACCGCCCGCCGCACCGGTGGTCAACCAGCGTCAATTACAGGTGGATGTGCAACTCAACTATCTGGCGGGCGGGCCTGCGGCTGGCTTGCCGGTCAAGTTTCGCAGTCGGCTAGAGCCTTATACCATGCAGTTTGCGCAGGATGAGGCGTTTCGTTTTGGCGGTGAGCGGCCACAGGAAGGGCTGCACGCCATACAACCTTTTTCTTATGACCCGGAAGAAGGCTGGAGTGATGGGCAATCCTCGGATCCAGCATCTGCTGACAGTGACAAGCGCTACCCGCCCCGCACGCAGGCAGTGACGCTGGATGGCAGTGGCGGTGCGCGTGTCACGTTTGACCGTTTGCCCAGTGTACGTACCGCCCATGCCTTGCAGGTGGAGATGGAATATGCCGACCCCAACGGCCAGATACTGACGGCAGCCACGCAAGCGCTGCTGCTGCCCTCGGCTGTGAATCTGGGCATTAAAATGGACAGTTATTTTGCGACGCAGGAGAGCCTAGCGTTTAAGGTGCTGGCGCTGGATAGCACAGGCAAACCGCTGGTGCGGCAGACGGTCGCTGTTGAGGCCTACCAGCGGCATACCTATGCCTACCGTAAACGGTTGCTGGGCGGGTTTTATGCGTATGAACAAACCGCTGAAGTCAAACATGTGGGCGCGGTTTGCGATGGGCAAACCGATGGCCAGGGCTTGCTGAGTTGCAAGGGGGCAGCTCCAGCCAGTGGCGAATTGATTCTGGTGGCAACCACCAAAGACAGCAAAAAACAGCCTGCCATCGCCAGCCAGGAAGTGTATGTGGCTGACGAAGACGGCTGGTATAGCGCAGGCGCCAGCGACCGCATTGATATTCTGGCTGATAAGCGCGAGTATGCGCCAGGCGAGACGGCACAGTTTGAAGTACGCATGCCTTTCCGCGAAGCGACAGCCCTGGTGACGGTGGAGCGTGAAGGCGTACTGGCTTCGTTTGTCAGCAAGATCAGCATGAAGTCGCCCATCGTCAAGGTGCCGATCGCGGCCGAATATGGGCCCAATGCCTATGTGTCGGTGATGGTGGTGCGTGGCCGGGTTGATCCGCAAGCGCCCGGACGCTTTGCCTGGCTTAAACGCATGGTCTATCAGGTGGGCCAGTTTTTCGGCCTGGTCGATCATTTGCCGGTTGAAGTGGATACGCGGCCAACGGCGCTGGTGGATTTAAGCAAGCCTGCCTTCAAGCTCGGCATGACGCAAATCAAGGTGGGCTGGCAAGGCTATGCCCTCAAGGTCAAGGTGGAGCCTGAACACCCGGTTTACCGGGTGCGCGAGCAGGCCAAGGTTAAGCTGACGGTGACAGACACGGCAGGTAAGCCGCTCTCGAATGCTGAAGTGGCACTGGCTGCAGTGGATGAAGGCTTGCTGCAACTAGCCAAGCCTGATTCCTGGCAGTTGCTGGAGGCCATGATGCAGCGGCGGCCGATTGAGGTCTATACGTCAACGGCACAATCGCAGGTAATCGGTAAACGCCACTTTGGTAAAAAAGCCGTCGCCCCCGGCGGCGGCGGCGGACAAGGCGCTAACGCGCGCGAGCTGTTTGATACCTTGCTGCTGTGGAAGCCGGTGATCAAGCTGGATAAACACGGCCAGGCCAGTGTCAGCATCCCGCTCAATGATGCCTTGACCAGTTTCCGCATTGCTGCGATTGCCCATGCCGGTGCGTCCCGCTTTGGCTCGGGCAGTGCGCTGATCCGCACCACGCAAGACCTGATGCTGTTTTCTGGATTGCCGCCGTTTGTGCGGGAAGGCGATCAGCTGCAGGCCATGGTGACCGTGCGCAATGCCAGCCAGCAGCCCCTCACCATCCAAGTGACTGCTACTCCGTTAGGCGTTGAGGGAGCACCCAAACCGCAGCGCGTCAAGCTGGCCGCTGGTCAGGCGGCGACGCTGGCGTTTGCGGTCCGCGTGCCTTACAACGTGACCGGCCTGGATTGGCAAATAGATGCGGCGGTGGTCGGCGAGTCTACCGCGCCATCCCCCAATCGTTTGCAAATCAAAGACCGCTTAAACATCCACCAGCAGGTCGGTGCCGCTTATCCGGTTCGTGTCTACCAGCAGACCATACAGCAGTTGCAAACGGGTCAACCCTGGCGGATGACGGTACAAGCCCCGGCGCAGGCGGTGCCTGGCCGTGGCGGCATAGACGTGCGGCTTAACCGCTCGCTGGTCGGTAGCCTGTCTGGCGTGCGTGAATGGATGCAGCGCTATCCGTATATCTGCCTGGAGCAGCGCGCCTCGGTGGCGGTGACGTTGGAGGATCAGGCCCGCTGGAATAGCGTGATGCTCAGTCTGGGGCAGCACCTCGATGGCGATGGTCTGGCGCGTTATTTCCCCATGGATTGGCTGCAAGGCGATGACAGTCTGACCAGTTATTTATTGCAAATTGCCGATGCTGCAGGCTATGACATCCCTGAGAACGCGCGTGAGCGCATGCTCAAAGGCCTGGAAGATTTTGTCGCTGGCCGCATTCACCGCTATGGCAGCATTCAAACCGCGGATGTCGTGTTGCGCAAGCTGGCCGCCATTGACGCCCTGGCGCGCTATGACCATGCCAGACCAGAAATGCTGGAGGCATTAGAGATTCGCCCCGAACTGTGGCCGACCTCAGGCGTGATTGACTGGTTATCGATTCTTAAACGCATGCCAACGCTGCCAGAGGCTGAGCAAAAGCGCGCCCAGGCCATGCAGGTGCTGCAATCGCGCTGGATGGTTTCAGACACCCAGTTCACGTTTTCGACCGAGAAACAGGATGACCTGTGGTGGTTGATGGTGTCGCCCGACGTCAATGCGGCGCGTACGTTGGACCTGCTGGCGGCAGACCCGCAATTGCCTGCTGAGGATGCAGGGCGTCTCGCACGTGGCTTATTGTCCCGCCAACAGGCTGGCCACTGGCGGACTACCTTGGCGAATGCCTGGGGCGTGCTGGCATTGCGGCATTTCCAAAAAGCCCATGAACAGGCGGCGGTGACTGGCCAGGTCGAGCTCAGCCTGGCGGGGCAAAGCCAGCATTTGCCTTGGTCACGCGCCGCCAGTGCCAAGCCTGCTAAAGGTATCATTGCCGCCAACCAGCTCGCGCCATGGGCCGAAGCGGGGGGATTGCTGACGCAGTATGCCTGGCCGCAGGCGGCAGCTCCATTGCAAATCCAGCAGCAGGGTGAAGGTAAGCCCTGGGCATTTGTCACATCTAAAGCCGCGTTGCCTGTGCAAGCGCCTCTGTTCGCTGGTTATCGCTTGCAACGTGAGGTCACGCCAGTGTCGCAAAAAACGGCTGGCCGCTGGCAACGGGGCGATGTCTACCGCGTCCGCCTCACGGTTGAGGCGCAAGCCGACATGACCTGGGTGGTCATCAATGACCCGGTGCCCAGTGGCGCGACCATCCTCGGCAGTGGCCTGGGCGGAGACAGCCAGCAACTGACGCAAAACGAGCAACGCCTGGGCTGGCAACGCCCGGCCTATGAAGAGCGCGCACTGGATGGTTTCAGGGCTTATTATGCCTACGTGCCCAAGGGTAAATTCACGGTCGAATATACGGTCAGACTCAATCAGCCCGGCCAGTTCAGCCTGCCTGGCAGCCGGGTGGAGGCTATGTATGCGCCAGAAGTGTTTGCCGAGTTGCCGGTGCCTGCCATGCAGGTACAGTGA